The nucleotide window ATGAGGGCAGCCCCGGCAGGTCGGGAAGCTGCAAGCCAGGAGCGTGCCCCTGCCTGACACATCCATGGGCAAAGCCTGGGAAACGGGGAGCGGGGTCCTCAGGCGGCTGCTCGCCCCGGGGAGCGCAGCGCAGGCGAGCTCAGGCTGTGTTTGCAGGTGGGATGCCCCAGCCGTGGTTTAGCGAAAGGTACGCAACCTGGGGAATGCCAGCTATGTCTTGGCACGTGTGCTGTGGGACCTTTTCCCTCTGGAAAGCCCTTTGCGGAGAGCTGGGGCTGACTCAGACATGACCCCGAGCCCCGCTCTGCCTGCAAACCCTTCCCCAGCTGGCACTGCCCGGCCAAAGCTCGGGAGCTTCGCTGGACCCACGGGCACAAGACGGGGCACTGCTGCGTGTGTGGGCACGGGGTGCGCGTCTGAGCTCCACGCTGCAATAGGCAGCCCCATGCTCCTTATCCTGCTCGTTATCCCGCTGGGATGGTGCGCAGGTCCCGCTccatgcaggcagggagcatgTGGCCCAGGTGTCACGGGAGgaggctgctggcacagcagagCCTGCCCAGGGAGTCCCCCAGACCTCCTGCCCCACCATAAAATATGGCAGCCCGTTGTGGGCAGTGTCCAGAGCGGTTTCATCCCATCCGGGTGCGTGCGGCTCCTGCCCCTCggcgctgctgctcctctctccGTGCTGCAGCGCTGGCCGTCCTCGGTCGAGCCTGGCACTGGCCCCGCGGGGCAGACGCTggccaccatctctctggggGGCTGCCTTCGGCCCGAGGGGTCCCCTGGGTGGTTTGTCCTCGTAGGGCGGGATCTCTCCGCACCAGCGTTTGTTCGGGGAGTGTCTGGCCAGCATCGGTGCGGGGGGCCGCTGGGACCTGCTGCTCTGGCTCTTGCCCTAAAAGGTGTCGGCGGACCCCAACCCCTTAGGGCTCCTCCTAAAGCGGCTCGGTGATGGGATGGCTCGCTGCTGGGCGCTGGTTTTCCACCTCCTCCATCAGCCCCGTCCCTGAGCCGGCTCGggcagggtgggaaggggagcggggcggcagcggcggcgaaGCACAGGCGGCTTCGGTGAGTCACCGATTAGCGCGTCTCCCTTCCCGGTCTCCCCTGGGTGACGAGTGTCAGCAAACACTGCCCTGACTCACCCGCTGCCGGTAGCGGCTCCCGGGGCTGCCACCTCCTTCCCGAGCCGGGGCGAGGAGCCTGCGCCGGGGGGGCTCCTTGTGTGAAAGCTTTGCTGCCCAAAAGCAACTTTCCTGGGCTGCGGTGCCTCCCCTCTAATCAGGGACCGGTGACTGCACAGGGGTTTTGTTCTCCTGCTGTCGCTTGTGGCCTCCATCCAAAATTCCTAATCCACTCCCCCATTAATTGGTTCCCCCCCAGGCCCTGCAGCGGCCCCAGCCAGGAGGGATTTGCTGGCAGCGCAGACCCGCAGCGTGTGCCTGGAGTTAGGTGCCCGCAGCTTCCGCTCTTTGCAACCCTCCCTGTGTCAGCACAGATAAATCGAAAGCCCCGCTCCTCTCCAATTGCCCCAGGAGGGTGGGGGGCAGCTCTAGGGGCATGCCCACGGGTGGGACGTGGGCTTTGGAGGAGCCAGGTGTGCAACCTCCCCTGCCCCGTGGCAGCATCCCGCATCCTCGTGCGGGAGCACGCGTGTGCCGGGCACACCTGCCCGCAGCACACGCCGTGCCTCCCTGGCCCTGGCGCCAGCGTGAGTCAAGCCACGGCAGTTAGCCATATTTTCCATCCGTCCTGTTGGAGACGTTGGGCGGGAAGCGTTCCCCCATGGGTTGGGCTTGGGGAGGCCGTCGGGGCTGGGAGATCCCAGgatcctgctgccctgcccgggctgCTGTGCCAGCgcatcccctccctgcagccgcGGGGTGTAGTCGCGGCGGAAAGGGGGAtgcgtggggcggggggggaacgGGCTTcatcctgctgcttcctcccgGCTGGGATGCAACAGAGCTGGTGGGGACGTGTCCCCCGAGCGGGAAGGCTCGGTCCCCCGGGAGGGCATCGCTGCCAggctgctccaggcaccagaggtGCCCAGGGCCGGGGTTTCGGCCGCCTGCCCGCTGCATCtcgggagctggcagcagccccgTGGGCCAGCTTAAGGTGGAGAGCAGGGGGGCTCAGCGCAGGGCTCAGTTAAGGCGGTGCTGAGCAGGGGAGGCTTCTCTCACCTTGGACCCCATCAGCGTTTTAATGGCTTTAATGCCCCTTTCCTCGCTCCCACCACCcctttttcagcagcaggagcagccctgcgtctcctccaccagctccccgTGGGAGCTGGCCCGGCCACGCTGTCCCAGCCTCTGCGGTCGTGACGCATCCGTGGGGCTCGGCCGAGCTCGGAGACGCTCCTGCTGCGCCGAGTCGTTCTGCGCGGCGGCTGCTCCTCCAAgctggcaggagagagggaTCAGGTGGCTCCAACAGCTCCAAGCGCCGCTCACGGTGCCAGATTTACGGCTAATTTGATGCAGCATGTAAACAAGCCGGCCAGTGCCAACTGGCATTAACTGGCACTTGGGCGCTTCGCGAGGCTGCAGCACCAGGGAGAGGCGGCTCGGCGTGCTCGCCCTGGCCCACGCACGCTCTCCTGCCCGCGGTGCCGGCAGCGTCCTGCCCCATCGGCTGGGTGTCCCCTGTCCCACGGGTGATGGGAGCAAAGCCCTGCCTTGGcttccccctgcctgcacctcctgcCCCCCGTGCAGGCTTGGAGCTGCTCCTTATGGGGGTCCCACCGGTGCTGGTGGGGGGCAGCAGTGGGGTTTGCCCTCATCTCCGTCTCTCCCCGCTCCAGGCCTGTCCGGGAACCCGACCGACCTGGAGAAGAGGCGGCAGGTCTTCGGCCAGAACTTCATTCCTCCCAAAAAGGCCAAGACGTTCCTGCAGTTAGTGTGGGAGGCACTCCAGGACGTCACGCTGATCATCTTGGAAATCGCAGCCATAATCTCCCTGGGCCTGTCCTTCTACCACCCTCCGGGCGGTGACAATGAACGTGAGTCCCCGGGGTCCCCACGGCGTGGTGGGGTGCTCGGTGGGGGCCCCACGTGAGCTGCCGTGCCCAGatgtgtgggagcagggctttGGGACAGGCGCTGTCTCCGGAAGGTCACCCGGTGGGTCCCTCCAGCCTGGTGCAGATGGAGCAGGGAGATGCTCACCCTTTAGGCGGTGGCTTCTCCCCGTCCTTGGGGTCCTCGCCGTGGTCCCGTCCACGTCCAGGGACGTGCGCTGAGGGATGTGTCTGGGCACAGCTGTCACATCATGTGGCTCAGAGCTGCTCCTCGCTGCTCCCCCAAAAGATGCTCAGAGAGACCAAGGGGTCCATCTGGTCTGGTGGCTTCCCAAGCCCCATGGGGCTTCTCTTTCGGTTTGGGCATGGAGGGACAAGGCTGGCTGTCCCCTGGTACCTCCCCCCGACCAGGGAACGATCCTCCCAGCCGTGACACCCCACGTGTGGCGGAGCGACGGCATTGGGCGGGTTTCTCCCCCCCGGCCCTGGATCTCTGTGTCGTTGGAGGAGTCAAGCAGGGGCAGGGATCTGGAGATGCAGGGAGATGGTGACTCACCCGAGGGTCACGCAGCGGAgggagggctgggtgctgcaaCGGGAAATAGAAGCCAGTTGTCCTGGCTCTCTCAGCCCAACCTCTGCCAAAAatgaaaagtggaaaaaaaaaaagagggggggaaaaacccaaatgCCTCTAGGGATATAAAAACCCTCTCCTGAGAGCAGGGGAAGCCCTTGGACCAgctcagggaggaggagggaggagtaACTGTCTTCCAGGCTCTGCTCTGCGTGTGTTACTCGGGGGAAAGCGAGTGTCTTCTTGTGCAAACGAGTTTTCATCTCCATCTGCAGTGTGCGGCCAGTCGACGGGCGGCGTGGAGGATGAGGGCGAGTCGCAGGCTGGCTGGATCGAGGGGGCGGCTATCTTGTTTTCGGTGATCATCGTGGTGCTGGTGACCGCCTTCAATGACTGGAGCAAGGAGAAGCAATTCCGTGGCCTCCAGAGCCGCATCGAGCAGGAGCAGAAGTTCACGGTCATCCGTAAGGGGCAGGTGATTCAGATCCCAGTGGCCGAGATCGTGGTCGGAGACATCGCGCAGATCAAGTACGGTGAGTGGAGGCTGGGGTCTGTCCCTGCGCTTTGGGAGCCTTGGcagctcctcctctctgctttgcCAGCCCTTTTGCCTTGAGGGGAAGCGCGGCTCCTCCAGGCACTCCATTTTGCGCTGTGCCGTGGCCAGGAGCAATGGGAGATGCTCCACTGCCCTTGCTGCTTGCTagcctggagctggctggcagagCTAAGCCAGGCCCGGCACGCAGCTTTGGGTTGCTTTAGCGACCTGCTGGTCTCAAAAGCGATTCCTTTTCACAACTATGTCCTTGTTGGTGAACATCTCCTTAGCAAGGAGGAACATCATCTTATCATCTTGGCAAGGAGATGTAGCCCAAGGGCTACACTAGGTCCTGCTCCTTGTTTTACCAGGGGGTATGCAATTCCTGTCGGGAAGGAGATTGGTCCAACATGGTGTTCATTTTCACATAGGGCTTTTCCCTTCCTCGGCGGGTGGATGATGGGATCGTGTAACAGTTTGGCTGTATCAGGAGGCTTTGGGAAGGATGTGGTGTTGATTCAGTAAAACCAGATGGGGGAAGCACCGTCTGATTGAGCAAACGTCCTCACAATGAATGCTTTCATACAGCAGTGAAGATTTTGGAGCTATTGGATATCATCTTATAATACCCATCTGTCTCCTAATACCCATCTGTTGCTTCTCCTCCCTCTAGATTTGGTCTGAGACTGAATTTTGAGTCCTTTTGGTGACGCACAAAGCCTCCTCATGGgacggggcaggcagggatgagCTGCGGctggccgggctggggctgacCCCCCTCTTTGCTCCTCTCCTAGGTGATCTCTTGCCAGCCGATGGGATCCTGATCCAGGGCAATGACCTGAAAATAGATGAGAGCTCGCTGACCGGGGAGTCAGACCAAGTCAAGAAATCGCTGGATAAAGACCCCATGCTGCTGTCAGGTGAGGATCCCGGGCAGCTCTCGCGTGGacagtgcagggctgggctgggtttgTGCCATGATGGAGCAGTGACTGCTCCCGTGTCCCAGTGttggggaggagatgggaatGGCGTGCCAGTCTTACCGTGGCCTGTCTCATCGTGGCCTTCCTGCTGTGCCAGGTACCCATGTGATGGAGGGCTCCGGCAGGATGGTGGTGACTGCCGTGGGTATCAACTCCCAGACGGGAATCATCTTCACTCTCTTGGGTGCGGGAGAAGGAGATGAGGAAAAGAAGGTGAAGAAAGGTAAGGAGATCCactgaaactgctttttccttccttttgcctttctccctttcctggGAAGCATCCACTGGTGTGCAACAAGCTACGCCCACATCCGTGGGATGCGTTTGCATGTTAGCACCCATGACCCAGGCAGGTACAGCGAGATCTCgaggtgggggggcgggggatccctccctgctgccctttcGCCCGTAGCGTGGGGATCGTGCTGCCTGAGGAAAGCCCCCCGTGCACCCAGACCTCCTCTCGCCAGCTCTTTCGGACACTGCTCCAactctctcttctccagcctgctgcagcctggagtTGCAGGGTGGGGGTTGAGGCTCAGAGGGAAAAGCGGCCGATAGCGATGCCCCGCGGTGCCGTGGCACGGCGCTCGTTGCCCGCCCCATGGTGGGAAGGTGAGTCCTGGTCATCTGCAGGATGTTCATagcccacccagcaccctgagGACTTTTGCTGAAGATCTCTGCTGGCATCCCCTGAGCTCCCTGGGGAAGGAGGCGAGGCGCAGAGGATggcaagagggagagaaggggttGCGTGCTGTGGGGTGGAGGGTAGGAGAGCAGCCAGGTGGGCCGAGGTGTTCCTGATCACGCTGCAACTTGAATGCTTTCCTGCCTCGGCTCTCATGTCTTGCTGCTTATTCCCCTGCTCTGTGCCAGCTCCGATACCAGCTTTAAAAGCCAGGAGCGGTGCAAGCCAGGCTTGGGAAGCTCGGCtctcccccgtgtccccgcacCCCTGTTCAGCAGGTCTGGGCTCACTGGGAGCAGCCACGAGGTGCgaggagctggcaggagggagctgccggCTGGCATCGCTGGCTGCACAGGTGTCCCTGCGCCAGGGAGCCCTTCCGAGAGGCGATGCCATGCGGGGAGAGGCTTGCCGGGCCTCTCCTGGCAGCCGTTTTGGCTTTGGGCCCCGTGTGCGCTGCgtttctccagctctgctcacccggggcgggcggctggCTCGCATCGCTGCGGTTCGGCGGCTGTGGAGCTCTTGGGGTTTAGCTGCCAGCTTGGAGGTGGGAGTACGGGGTGAGACGTGGGAACGGCACTGCTGTCGGAGCCGAGCAGCAGCTTGTCAGGTGCCCAGACACAGCGCTCGGTGTTTTCCCAGCCCCCAAACTCTgtcacccagccccacagcaaaCCCGGCTCTGTGCCCTGTGCCTTGCAGCCCTCGATTTGGGAGCAAAGTGGGGCAGGGGGCTTCACGGGCTTATCCCCCACTGTGGTGCTGGGGGGCGATGGGAGGAAGGTCTCTAAACCCCTTATCGTGCAAGGCTTGTTTAGATTGTAGCAGCCCCGTGCTCCTCGTGTTCTGGAGGCACGTTGAGGACTCCTGCGTGTGGACCTTGCCCACCGCAGACACGGGGGTCAGAGCCCCCCACTACGGGCAcagcgctgcccacggcaggggaCAAATCTGCGCCTCCTGCGTGGATCCGCTTGTGGCCAGTGGCAGCGGGAGGCAGGGAGCACCGGCGCTCGGTGCGTGCTGCACGGAGGTTGAGCTCCACTTATGGTTTCTTCTCCCCAAGGGTCTGAGACACCACTGGCACCCTTTGAAGCACTGACCGGGGTTGTAGCGGGTGCTTTGCAGGTGGGGAAGTCTGAAGCCTTAgggctggggtgcctgggggagTCGGGGAGCTCCAGAGCCTCCCCAATGCCGTGAGCTGCGGACCAAGGCACGCGTGGTGCCCGGAGGGTGACCGCAGGGTGCCGAGCCCTGCGCATGGATGCTGCTGGAGCGGTGCGTGGCCCCTCGGAGCAGGGCTGACCCCAGGCTGTCCCATCAGCTGGATGTTGAACGTGGGTCCATGTGCTCAGCCCTCCACCCTTTCTCTCTTTGAACAGGTAAAAAAACCGGAGCCCCCGAAAATCGCAACAAAGGTAACCAGCCTCTCCATCCTTTGAACCAGCACCACACTAACTACCGAgcattcctccttccttccttccttccttcttctcatCAGTCTGTGCTCTTTGCTGCTCCGGCGGGACTCTCGCCTCGTTGTCCTGGGAGAGGGTGCAACGGTCCCGTGACCGGCGGCCCCGGCACGGCACTGCGGTGCTCGCTGGCACCCCACCGCGGGGCTGTGCGTAGCGGGGACGGGGCTGGCCGGCTTCCCCCGTGGCCATCTTGCCCCTGAGTGGGGCAAGCCTTCGTGCAGGGAGGACAGGGCTCTCCCAGCAGCGCAGACCATTGGCAAGAGCATCCCTTTCTCGAGGCAAATCTCATCCGTGTTTACGTGAATTGCGGCTGTGAGCTGGTGGCTCTGaagcccctgtgccccccagaAGCCATCCCTCTGCGGGGTTTGTGTTTGGGCACGGCTCAGGGAGAGACATGGGTCCCCTCATGCCATTCCTGGGATGAAATGTCCCACGGGGCCTGGCCAACGTGATGGTTGCACCCTCTCCTCCCATGGCCTCGACTCCGTGAGCGTCTCCTCGCCAGTGTTTCTCACACTGTTCTTTGCAGGCTGTGGAGGAAGCCCATTTCTGCACCTCTCTCTccacctctctctttctctctcctctcagcAGTTTGAGTTTCCCTCCTTCCCGTCAGACTGTGTCCGGGTGCTTGTTTTGTCCATGTCGGGTGTGTCGTAACCGTGGAGGTGTCCGATGTGGAGCTGCCCTGAGCTCCGGGGTGTCTCGAGCCAtcgagcagcagcagccgggaAGGGACAGGTCCCAGGGCGGCTGCAGGCAGCTATGGGGCcactgctgctcctccagccccggcagcTGAGGCACAGCCTCTTGGGGGTCCCCaccctcttcccttcccatgCCTCTCCAAAAATTCCAGCTGACCTGGGTCTCCCCGGTGCAGACCTTCAGCTGGACTAGACCAATTATAGCAGCTGAAAGCCTGGCTGTCTCGGGTCCTAAAAACGTGACGGATGGCTGGCTCAGGGCTGGGATTCAAGGAGCTGGCTCACTCCTCTTCAAACTCCATCCAAATTTCTAACCATCCCCCTCCATCTCACCCCCTCAGTCGCTCCCCTGCCAAGTGATTCCTGCCGAGCTGCCCACGGGGCGCTGCAGAGGCGGCACcgagcgggagcggggcgcagACCAGGGATGCTCattggggacgggggggggggaccggAGCCTCTCTGGGGTCAGCCCAAAGCGCTCCCCATCTGCTGCAGGGCGTAAAGCAGCCCGCAGGCAAGGCTCGAAGAGGCCTGCCTCCACCCCAAAGCTTGGCCAGAGGGTTTCTTGCAGCGCTGCCTTAGAGGTGTGACCGGTGCAGGGGTCACATCGCCGCTGTCAGCTCTGAGGATCCTTtatctgtggggctggggtagACGGCAGAAAGCTGCCCCATAGAGAGGTGGCAGGGCCCCGGGACACGAGGTTTCCATGTGCTCAGGTGCGTCTGTCGTCGGGAATGGTTCTTGTTCtgggttttctctctctcccaccACCATCTTTCTCAGTGGTGTCCTACAGGTTTTCCCGGTCTCTCTCCTATTCACACGTGGTGTCTTATTTTGCCCTGGGCTGTAGCTAAAACTCAGGATGGTGTGGCCTTAGAGATCCAGCCCCTGAAGAGCCAGGAAGGGGTGGAAaatgaggagaaggagaagaagaaggtgAAGGTGCCCAAGAAGGAGAAGTCTGTGCTGCAAGGGAAGCTCACGCGCCTGGCAGTCCAGATCGGGAAGGCGGGTGAGTGGCGGTGGCCCGACACAAGCTGTCACCCCAGAGCTCTTGCTGGAAGCATCACGGGGAGAAGGGgctgtccccttcccctgcGTCCCCTCACCTGCCACTGTCCCTTTTTCGCCCAGGGCTGATCATGTCGGCCATCACGGTCATCATCTTGGTGCTGTACTTCGTGATCGACAcgtttggggtgcaggggcggCCCTGGCTGGCGGAGTGCACCCCCATTTACATCCAGTACTTCGTCAAGTTCTTCATCATCGGTGTCACCGTGTTGGTGGTGGCTGTGCCTGAAGGGCTCCCGCTGGCGGTCACCATCTCCCTGGCTTACTCCGTGAAGGTGAGACCACGATGCagcggggctgctgggggcatGATGGGGAAATTCACGCTTTTGGTTCTGACCTTCTTGGTCATGGTGCCTGTTGCAGAAAATGATGAAGGACAACAACCTCGTGAGACACCTGGATGCGTGTGAGACCATGGGCAATGCCACCGCCATCTGCTCGGACAAGACGGGCACGCTCACCATGAACCGCATGACCGTGGTGCAGGCCTATGTGGGGGACACCCACTACCGCCAGATTCCTGACCCTGAAGCCATCTTGCCCAAGATCCTGGACCTCATCGTCAACGGTGTCGCCATCAACTCCGCCTACACATCCAAGATCCTGGTGAGCTGGAGAACCACAGCCTCGTGTCCTCTGGCCTTCCCACCGTTGACCGTCCCTGCAGCTCCCATCCTGCCGTACCCAGGTTTgacattgcttttccttccctttttcctctccagccaCCCGAGAAGGAAGGCGGGCTACCCCGGCAAGTGGGGAACAAGACTGAGTGTGCCCTGCTGGGTTTCGTGCTGGACCTGAAGCAGGATTACCAGGCTGTGCGGAATGAAGTGCCGGAGGAGAAGCTCTACAAGGTCTACACCTTCAACTCGGTGCGCAAGTCCATGAGCACGGTGCTGAAGAACGGCAACGGTGGCTTTCGCATGTACAGCAAGGGAGCCTCCGAGATCATCCTCCGCAAGTAACCGTCTTCCCTTGCTATGCCAgtcctctccctgtcctgtggCCTTTAGGCTCTTGATGCACCCGCGGAGCTGTTTTGGAGGGCTGTGGGGTGAAGGGTGAAGTGGGGAGGTAGCTGTCAGGAGGTGCTGCTGTGCAAAGTGTTTAATTCTCTTAGGGTGGCTTTGGTAAAGCTGTAGGGAGCTGTGGGCAAGGGGAATGCCCCTGTTTTGCAAATGGGGAACCTGGGTGACAGGGCAAGTGGATCGCTGAGCCGGCAGCCTGTGCCACCACCGGTCTCCCTCACCCTCCATCCCGGTCCTTGTGGTAGGTGCACCAGGATCCTGGACAAGAACGGAGACCCTCGGGTGTTCAAGGTGAAGGACCGGGATGAGATGGTGAAGAAGGTGATAGAGCCCATGGCCTGCCATGGGCTGCGGACCATCTGCCTGGCCTTCCGTGACTTCCCTGCTGATCCCGAGCCGGACTGGGACAGCGAGAACGAGATCCTGTCTGACCTGACCTGCATTGCTGTGGTTGGGATAGAGGACCCTGTGCGGCCGGAGGTACCGAATCCCAGCTTTCCCTGGCTGtcctccaccccagccccattCCTTGGGCCAGGAgcccctttccctgctgctcagGACCACGAGCCACTTAAGAAAGCACAAGGAGCCTCCTCTGCATCCATCCCTGAAGTGCCCCACGCTACCAGCTCCCTACTGCTGGCATTTCTCTCCCATACCTGGACAAAATGACCTGGTGGCAGGGTGTTTCCAGCCAACCTTTCCCCCCAGCTGCTACCGGGGATCTGTGCACAAGCCAGACTGGTTCCAAATGCAGTCAAAAGGTGCATGGAGACAAGACATAGGGGTGACAGAACGGTGTtggaggagggcagggctgaTCTAGCTGGTTCCTCCCTCATAGCTtgctgccctcctctgcctctgccaccGGGGTgacaggcaggcagctgggctaATACAATAAGCCCTCTGATACCTGCCTCTTGATTACATTTTGGAGCttgcccctgccctcctgccttgCTTGCATCTTTCCTGATTAGATGTTCAAGTATCTGGGTCTGGGAATTGCATTACAGATGCCCTGTCTGCACCGGCTCTGGAGGCCGTTGATTCAATTTGCTAATTTCTCACTAATATCCTCTTCCTCCACTGCTCCGTAATAGGTAAACCCATTAGTGCAGCAATGTGCTGCCGGAGCGGTGCGAGGGGGCGGACAAAATGCCCCCGTTGTGATGGATCACCGGGCCGGGCCTTGGCGCCCAGCACCGCGGCGTGACGGGGAGGAGGCAGCGAGGTTGCCTTCCCcttggggcaggggctggaaaATCTCATGCTGCCTGTGCCGGAGGAGCTGCTCCGGACACGCACGCGAGTCTGGCTGGAGCCGTGGCgagggcagggggctgcggcGCAGCGGCAGGCATCCTCTCCGGTCCTCGCACCCCAGGGATAAACGGCTGAGCTGGTTCTGGGGGGCAGTTTTTGGTTCAGCATCTCGTCCCCAGTGTGAGCACCGAGCTGAGCTGCTGGTGCATGCAGGTGGGCTGCTGGTCCGTGACCCCACCGGAGCCCTTTCCAGATCCTTTTAGGGAGGATGGGAGAGGAGCCGCCTGGCTCCTGAGATACCCAAGCGCtccgccctgccctgcctgtcctcCCCCAACTCTGTCCCCGTCCCCCAGGTGCCGGACGCCATCCTGAAGTGCCAGCGTGCAGGGATCACTGTCCGGATGGTGACGGGGGACAACATCAACACCGCCCGTGCCATCGCCACCAAGTGTGGCATCCTGCTGCCAGGGGAGGACTTCTTGTGCCTGGAGGGGAAGGAGTTCAACCGGCTCATCCGCAAcgagaagggagaggtgggagagcAGCCCCTGGGTCCTGCTCTGCAGTGGGTGTGGGTGGCCTCTCCGACAGCCCCAGCAGTGTGAGGTGCTGAATCCTGCTgggttttccttctctccttggATAAACGCGGCTGGTCCCCCCGCTTGCCGGGATCCTCAGCCAGCGCAGCTGCAGGGGTGCCTGGGTGCTTGGAGGCGAAGGCGCTGTGCCCCATTTGGGCTTTGCTTTCTGGTGGGGCAGAaggtttttgggggggtccctgcccttTCTCACATGTGCCTTGTCCTGCAGGTGGAACAGGAGCAGCTGGATAAGATCTGGCCCAAGCTGCGTGTGCTGGCCCGCTCCTCCCCGACAGATAAGCACACGCTCGTGAAAGGTGAGCGCCTGCCAGctcccccggcgctgcccctcACCGAAGCGTCTCGTTCTGCTCCGCCCGGGTGCTTTTGCCG belongs to Pelecanus crispus isolate bPelCri1 chromosome 17, bPelCri1.pri, whole genome shotgun sequence and includes:
- the ATP2B4 gene encoding plasma membrane calcium-transporting ATPase 4 isoform X4, producing the protein MTNNVADHHPGNSVAEGNHEGDFGCSMVELRNLMELRSAEAVARLNDSYGGVQNVCKRLKTSPVEGLSGNPTDLEKRRQVFGQNFIPPKKAKTFLQLVWEALQDVTLIILEIAAIISLGLSFYHPPGGDNELCGQSTGGVEDEGESQAGWIEGAAILFSVIIVVLVTAFNDWSKEKQFRGLQSRIEQEQKFTVIRKGQVIQIPVAEIVVGDIAQIKYGDLLPADGILIQGNDLKIDESSLTGESDQVKKSLDKDPMLLSGTHVMEGSGRMVVTAVGINSQTGIIFTLLGAGEGDEEKKVKKAKTQDGVALEIQPLKSQEGVENEEKEKKKVKVPKKEKSVLQGKLTRLAVQIGKAGLIMSAITVIILVLYFVIDTFGVQGRPWLAECTPIYIQYFVKFFIIGVTVLVVAVPEGLPLAVTISLAYSVKKMMKDNNLVRHLDACETMGNATAICSDKTGTLTMNRMTVVQAYVGDTHYRQIPDPEAILPKILDLIVNGVAINSAYTSKILPPEKEGGLPRQVGNKTECALLGFVLDLKQDYQAVRNEVPEEKLYKVYTFNSVRKSMSTVLKNGNGGFRMYSKGASEIILRKCTRILDKNGDPRVFKVKDRDEMVKKVIEPMACHGLRTICLAFRDFPADPEPDWDSENEILSDLTCIAVVGIEDPVRPEVPDAILKCQRAGITVRMVTGDNINTARAIATKCGILLPGEDFLCLEGKEFNRLIRNEKGEVEQEQLDKIWPKLRVLARSSPTDKHTLVKGIIDSTVGDQRQVVAVTGDGTNDGPALKKADVGFAMGIAGTDVAKEASDIILTDDNFTSIVKAVMWGRNVYDSISKFLQFQLTVNVVAVIVAFTGACITQDSPLKAVQMLWVNLIMDTFASLALATEPPSESLLLRKPYGRNKPLISRTMMKNILGHAVYQLTIIFTLLFAGEKFFDIDSGRNAPLHSPPTEHYTIVFNTFVMMQLFNEINARKIHGERNVFESIYRNPIFCTVVLGTFAAQIIIVEFGGKPFSCSGLTLSQWFWCIFIGVGELLWGQLICTVPTSHLKFLKEAGHGITKEEIPEEELPEDVDEIDHAEMELRRGQILWFRGLNRIQTQIKVVNAFRSSLYEGLEKPESRSSIHNFMTHPEFILEEDEPRTPFLDGAEDDPETDGLKKRGGGSLGGSTSLNRNNNAVDSDQAEVTVPELESPLHSLETSV
- the ATP2B4 gene encoding plasma membrane calcium-transporting ATPase 4 isoform X6, which translates into the protein MTNNVADHHPGNSVAEGNHEGDFGCSMVELRNLMELRSAEAVARLNDSYGGVQNVCKRLKTSPVEGLSGNPTDLEKRRQVFGQNFIPPKKAKTFLQLVWEALQDVTLIILEIAAIISLGLSFYHPPGGDNELCGQSTGGVEDEGESQAGWIEGAAILFSVIIVVLVTAFNDWSKEKQFRGLQSRIEQEQKFTVIRKGQVIQIPVAEIVVGDIAQIKYGDLLPADGILIQGNDLKIDESSLTGESDQVKKSLDKDPMLLSGKKTGAPENRNKAKTQDGVALEIQPLKSQEGVENEEKEKKKVKVPKKEKSVLQGKLTRLAVQIGKAGLIMSAITVIILVLYFVIDTFGVQGRPWLAECTPIYIQYFVKFFIIGVTVLVVAVPEGLPLAVTISLAYSVKKMMKDNNLVRHLDACETMGNATAICSDKTGTLTMNRMTVVQAYVGDTHYRQIPDPEAILPKILDLIVNGVAINSAYTSKILPPEKEGGLPRQVGNKTECALLGFVLDLKQDYQAVRNEVPEEKLYKVYTFNSVRKSMSTVLKNGNGGFRMYSKGASEIILRKCTRILDKNGDPRVFKVKDRDEMVKKVIEPMACHGLRTICLAFRDFPADPEPDWDSENEILSDLTCIAVVGIEDPVRPEVPDAILKCQRAGITVRMVTGDNINTARAIATKCGILLPGEDFLCLEGKEFNRLIRNEKGEVEQEQLDKIWPKLRVLARSSPTDKHTLVKGIIDSTVGDQRQVVAVTGDGTNDGPALKKADVGFAMGIAGTDVAKEASDIILTDDNFTSIVKAVMWGRNVYDSISKFLQFQLTVNVVAVIVAFTGACITQDSPLKAVQMLWVNLIMDTFASLALATEPPSESLLLRKPYGRNKPLISRTMMKNILGHAVYQLTIIFTLLFAGEKFFDIDSGRNAPLHSPPTEHYTIVFNTFVMMQLFNEINARKIHGERNVFESIYRNPIFCTVVLGTFAAQIIIVEFGGKPFSCSGLTLSQWFWCIFIGVGELLWGQLICTVPTSHLKFLKEAGHGITKEEIPEEELPEDVDEIDHAEMELRRGQILWFRGLNRIQTQIKVVNAFRSSLYEGLEKPESRSSIHNFMTHPEFILEEDEPRTPFLDGAEDDPETDGLKKRGGGSLGGSTSLNRNNNAVDSDQAEVTVPELESPLHSLETSV